A single window of Anomaloglossus baeobatrachus isolate aAnoBae1 chromosome 5, aAnoBae1.hap1, whole genome shotgun sequence DNA harbors:
- the LOC142312956 gene encoding oocyte zinc finger protein XlCOF29-like: MDMDRDKMVERILHLTLEILFRLTGEDYTVVKKTSSERCQDPVSEGLGRPLSPITGLPPHPPIHEDINDQKILELTYKMIELLTGEVTLLGMLGHYTVTL, encoded by the exons atggatatggacagggacaagatggtggagaggatattacacctcaccctagagatcctcttccggcttactggagag gattacacagtagtgaagaagacctctagtgagcgctgtcaggaccctgtgtctgagggattgggaagacccctgagcccaatcacagggcttccacctcaccccccgatacatgaggacatcaatgaccagaagatcctagaactcacctacaagatgattgagctgctgactggagaggtgacactgctgggaatgctgggacattatacagtaacgctatga
- the LOC142312280 gene encoding uncharacterized protein LOC142312280, whose protein sequence is MEEWKYLEGHKDLYKDVMMEVPQPLTSPGLSSKRTTPERCPRPLLPQDCKQEDPDVPQDHQGEDLTHINTTEIYVRGDEWCKEEIPTYGYPDDCTRRSEGQLTSSSFTSDDLKITQDTIEVNFTTSDIPSSLHSKDLSSDPMRQVRCSELLQTTKKNKSHKTGFKKQTAFTANKLISHSEYGNSFPLKTFFVKHQKIHTKENRFSCSKCGKYFNRKSELVMHDRIHTMEKTYSCSECGKCFQQKSCLVNHKRIHTGEKPYSCSDCGKCFVQKSHLLRHQKTHTGEKSFSCSECGKCFVRKDILVRHQRTHTGEKPYSCSECRKCFLHKSNFIIHKRRHTGEKPFRCRECGKCFVQKSNLVEHQRTHTGNKSFRCTECGKSFVQKSNLVTHQRIHTGEKPFSCSECGKCFVQKSHLITHQKIHTGEKPFSCIECGKCFVKKSNMVEHQRSHTGEKPFSCTECGKYFVKKSNLISHQKIHTGEKPYSCSECGKCFVRKSFLLTHQKTHTEEKPFSCSEWGKCFVKKSNMVEHKRSHTQGRSLFHVQNVENIL, encoded by the exons atggaggagtggaagtatttagaaggacacaaagatctgtacaaggacgtcatgatggaggttccccagcccctcacatcaccag gtctatccagtaagaggacaacaccagagagatgtccccgtcctcttctcccacaggactgtaaacaagaagatcccgatgttcctcaggatcatcag ggtgaagatctgacccatattaatactacagagatatatgtgaggggtgatgagtggtgtaaagaggagattcctacatatggctacccag atgactgtaccagaagATCAGAGGGACAACTAACATCTTCATCTTTTACATCAGATGACCTTAAGATCACACAGGATACAATTGAAGTAAATTTCACGACTTCAGATatcccatcatcccttcacagcaaagatctatcatctgatcctatGAGACAGGTCCGATGTTCCGAATTATTACAGACTactaagaaaaataaaagtcacaaaacaGGCTTTAAAAAACaaactgcttttacagcaaataagctAATTTCACATTCAGAGTATGGAAAtagttttcccctcaaaacattttttgttaaacatcaaaaaattcacacaaagGAGAATAGATTTTCTTGTTCcaagtgtgggaaatattttaacaggaaatcagaacttgttatgcATGATAGAATTCATACTATGGAGAaaacatattcatgttcagaatgtgggaaatgttttcaacAGAAATCATGTCTTGTTAATcacaagagaattcacacaggggagaaaccatattcatgttcagactgtgggaaatgttttgtacagaaatcACACCTTCTTAGacaccagaaaactcacacaggggagaagtctttttcatgttcggaatgtgggaaatgttttgtacggaAAGATATCCTagttagacaccagagaactcacacaggggagaagccgtattcatgttcagaatgtaggaaatgttttttACATAAGTCAAATTTTATTATACATAAGAGaagacacacaggggagaagccttttagatgtagagaatgtgggaaatgttttgtacagaaatcAAATCTGGTtgaacaccagagaactcacacagggaatAAGTCTTTTAGATGTACAGAATGTGGAAAAAGTTTTgtacagaaatcaaatcttgttacacatcagagaattcacacagg ggagaaacctttttcatgttcagaatgtggaaagtgttttgtacagaaatctcatcttattacacatcagaaaattcacacaggggagaagcctttttcatgtatagaatgtgggaaatgttttgtaaagAAATCAAATATGGTtgaacaccagagaagtcacacaggggagaagcctttttcatgtacagaatgtggaaaatattttgtaaagaaatcaaatcttatttcacatcagaaaattcacacaggggagaagccatattcatgttcagaatgtgggaaatgttttgtacgtaAATCATTTCTTCTGACTCATCAGAAAACCCACACAgaggagaaacctttttcatgttcagaatggggGAAATGTTTTGTGAAGAAATCAAATATGGTTGAACACAAGAGAAgtcacacacaggggagaagcctttttcatgtacagaatgtggaaaatattttgtGA